A window of the SAR324 cluster bacterium genome harbors these coding sequences:
- a CDS encoding PAS domain S-box protein: MKTVPSKYPQSLTRLTAIIALMVVALMVLSLWYLLQSVLKEREVILEQTHTVAISQAQIVGNSINTILLLSRFILLETGSRISSLLSAQQDIREDFQRIMQQHMIHVPQIAGSAVLDMNGNLLAEIWLYPGMKMNIPLDFQTLLSRHQHDTQKMMILPPHDNHPVTHLSMLLYNEEGTHPLGVLLLLLDPSSYFEQMSRTSVLFMHAAGLMDSEGILHSLWINDSYKSQEKFGNSISEVEAFSRLVLTEALVSSTGMLEATDWDYAVYQLKNFPFRTVLALNRLEFEQQWRSAHLIPTLLRGLVLWCVLWIMISALWYQTRIRNREEQKLRKSREELSKAELRYRSLVNTLAEGVVLYGRNGQILEINPSAEQILGVSRNQVIGRSTSSPQWKVIHPDGREFTDEEYPVRMTLRTGVSQKRVITGVQHEQGSMIWLSVNSSPIFLESTQSPDGVVTSFTDITELKLAEDALAKNRDQFELAVRGAQHGIWDWDLLTNEMYFSPQWKQILGYDDDELANVPETFINLLHPEDQPMMSEKIQHYLKYGVGRFDSEFRMRHKNGSYVWISGRGELFKDSDGKPVRVSGSHTDITERKILEEKLVQAQKRAEQANLAKSRFLANISHEIRTPLNAILGFASLLSNINLKPEEQEYLKGIHIGGQNLLLLINDVLDLSKIEAGRLELRLEPVNLLTMAQEMRTMFLPRVQESGVQFEINVSPTLPTGIMLDEVRFRQILINLLSNAFKFTSQGQVKFSIVETAHSHDPTRINLVVEVEDTGIGIAEDQQQLIFDVFTQVEGQSTRRYGGTGLGLSITRQLVTMMGGKIHLRSVPGQGSLFRINLYGLELAKLETPTETQPARDMDLPKATVLIVDDNKPNRMVIRGFLHKYPITCLEAVDGYEGVNQATAELPDLILMDVHMPGMDGIEATRLIKENPKTSHIPIVILTASALKEESEQLKQWCADYLFKPISPKLLIKTIHTILTHTGNSADDANTLDLTRLPKVLQQEIREEFQAVWPSLVNHPQREDLESFVQILQIIADSHQSELLRKYAEQLSTASRTGDTGKFNAQLQVFSALMGG; the protein is encoded by the coding sequence ATGAAAACCGTTCCTTCAAAATATCCGCAAAGCCTCACCCGTCTGACCGCGATTATTGCGCTCATGGTGGTGGCCTTGATGGTGTTGTCGTTGTGGTATTTGCTACAATCTGTCCTCAAAGAACGGGAAGTCATCCTTGAACAAACCCATACTGTAGCCATCTCCCAGGCCCAGATTGTGGGAAATTCGATCAATACAATCCTCCTGCTTTCGCGGTTTATCCTGCTGGAAACCGGTTCCCGGATATCCTCGCTTCTGAGCGCTCAGCAGGACATCCGGGAAGATTTTCAAAGGATCATGCAACAGCACATGATTCATGTGCCACAAATTGCCGGTAGTGCCGTGCTTGATATGAACGGTAATCTTCTGGCGGAAATCTGGTTGTACCCCGGCATGAAAATGAACATACCGCTTGATTTTCAGACGCTCCTGTCACGGCATCAGCATGACACTCAGAAAATGATGATTCTTCCTCCTCACGACAATCACCCGGTCACTCACCTGAGTATGCTTCTGTATAACGAGGAGGGCACTCACCCGCTGGGTGTGCTGTTGCTGTTGCTTGATCCTTCTTCATACTTTGAACAGATGTCACGAACATCCGTCCTGTTCATGCATGCGGCAGGTCTGATGGATTCTGAGGGGATCCTGCACTCTCTCTGGATCAACGACAGTTACAAAAGTCAGGAAAAATTCGGAAACTCCATTTCAGAGGTTGAGGCCTTTTCCAGACTTGTTCTGACAGAGGCCCTCGTTTCGAGCACCGGAATGCTGGAAGCGACCGACTGGGATTATGCGGTGTATCAACTGAAAAATTTTCCTTTCAGAACCGTTCTGGCCTTAAACCGCCTGGAATTTGAACAGCAATGGCGTAGCGCACATTTAATACCGACCCTGCTCAGGGGCCTTGTGCTGTGGTGCGTCCTTTGGATAATGATCTCGGCCCTCTGGTATCAAACACGGATACGCAACCGGGAAGAACAGAAATTGAGAAAAAGCCGTGAAGAACTGAGCAAAGCGGAACTGCGCTATCGTTCGCTGGTCAACACCCTTGCCGAAGGCGTTGTCCTGTATGGCAGGAACGGGCAGATCCTTGAGATCAATCCCTCCGCGGAACAGATTCTGGGTGTGTCACGAAACCAGGTCATCGGTCGATCAACATCCTCACCTCAATGGAAAGTCATTCATCCGGATGGACGAGAATTTACGGATGAGGAGTATCCGGTAAGGATGACCTTGCGTACAGGAGTATCACAAAAACGAGTCATCACTGGTGTTCAGCATGAGCAGGGTTCCATGATCTGGTTATCTGTCAATTCTTCACCCATATTCCTGGAATCCACTCAAAGTCCTGATGGCGTGGTGACATCGTTCACCGACATCACTGAACTCAAACTGGCAGAGGACGCTCTGGCAAAAAACCGGGATCAGTTTGAACTGGCTGTCCGGGGGGCACAACATGGCATCTGGGACTGGGATCTGTTGACCAATGAAATGTATTTTTCTCCGCAATGGAAACAGATCCTCGGTTATGACGATGACGAACTGGCCAATGTTCCAGAGACCTTCATCAATCTGCTGCATCCGGAAGATCAACCGATGATGTCTGAAAAAATACAGCATTATCTGAAATATGGTGTCGGGCGTTTTGACTCTGAATTCCGCATGCGTCACAAGAATGGTTCTTATGTCTGGATCTCAGGTCGCGGAGAGTTGTTCAAAGACAGCGACGGCAAACCGGTTCGGGTGTCCGGTTCTCACACCGACATCACTGAACGGAAGATCCTGGAAGAAAAACTGGTACAGGCCCAGAAACGGGCGGAACAGGCCAATTTGGCAAAAAGTCGTTTTCTGGCCAATATCAGTCATGAAATCCGTACTCCGCTCAACGCCATTCTGGGCTTCGCATCGCTGTTATCGAATATCAATCTGAAGCCTGAGGAACAGGAATATCTCAAGGGCATTCATATTGGCGGACAAAACCTGTTGTTGCTCATCAATGATGTGCTGGATCTGTCAAAAATTGAGGCCGGGCGACTGGAACTGCGACTGGAACCGGTCAACCTCCTCACCATGGCACAGGAAATGCGGACGATGTTTCTGCCGCGAGTCCAGGAAAGTGGCGTGCAATTTGAAATCAATGTGTCGCCCACACTCCCGACTGGAATCATGCTGGATGAAGTGCGTTTCCGGCAGATTCTGATCAATTTATTGAGCAACGCGTTCAAGTTCACCTCACAGGGACAGGTGAAGTTTTCAATCGTTGAAACCGCCCATAGCCACGATCCCACCCGGATCAATCTCGTAGTGGAAGTCGAAGACACAGGCATCGGTATCGCCGAAGATCAACAGCAATTGATTTTTGACGTGTTCACCCAGGTCGAAGGTCAAAGCACCCGTCGTTATGGCGGAACCGGACTCGGCTTGAGCATCACTCGACAACTGGTGACCATGATGGGTGGCAAAATTCACCTCCGCAGTGTCCCGGGACAGGGATCCCTGTTCAGAATCAATCTCTATGGACTTGAACTTGCCAAGTTGGAGACTCCCACAGAAACGCAACCAGCCAGGGACATGGATTTGCCGAAGGCCACGGTTTTGATTGTCGATGACAATAAACCCAATCGAATGGTGATCCGCGGATTTCTGCATAAATATCCCATCACCTGTCTGGAGGCCGTGGATGGCTACGAAGGGGTGAATCAGGCAACAGCGGAATTGCCGGATCTGATTCTCATGGATGTTCACATGCCCGGCATGGATGGCATTGAGGCGACCCGTTTGATCAAGGAAAATCCAAAGACTTCCCATATCCCGATTGTCATTCTGACCGCCTCCGCTCTGAAGGAAGAATCGGAACAATTGAAACAATGGTGCGCGGATTATCTGTTCAAGCCCATCTCACCCAAATTACTGATCAAAACGATCCACACCATTCTTACCCATACCGGCAACAGTGCTGATGATGCCAACACCCTAGATCTCACCCGACTTCCCAAGGTCTTGCAACAGGAGATCCGGGAAGAATTTCAGGCCGTCTGGCCTTCCCTGGTAAACCATCCGCAACGGGAGGATCTTGAGTCGTTTGTCCAGATTCTGCAAATAATAGCAGACAGCCATCAGTCAGAACTATTGCGCAAATACGCTGAACAACTTTCAACCGCGTCCCGGACAGGAGATACAGGAAAGTTCAACGCGCAATTACAGGTGTTCAGTGCGCTCATGGGCGGATAA
- a CDS encoding ATP-binding protein, whose protein sequence is MNKTNDFQQRINEESSLNDYVDLRGIKFQPVNQSQLLIISSQLQNISKILEHLDQHCGEYCLKHGIDPDKVHLCLNEALTNAVVHGNFEIASALKETDWSVFYSKLRSCENDPIYSRKKVHILYLMTDDQLRFDIEDEGNGFDFKILQQLEQLDFNGSTVGRGLLIIRKLSSGAFWNKTGNRITIIFRSQKESCKNQKQNCWEFFKCGRELDGYRVHHGECPASALYHADGCNHGTNGGRVCWAINGTFCGKKNHGHAKHENGCEQCDFYKLVNQEESEHFDPGVQISDFTNRS, encoded by the coding sequence ATGAATAAAACCAACGACTTCCAGCAAAGAATCAATGAGGAATCATCCCTGAATGATTATGTGGATCTTAGGGGAATCAAGTTTCAGCCTGTAAACCAGTCTCAACTGCTTATCATATCAAGTCAGTTGCAGAATATTAGTAAGATACTGGAACATCTGGACCAGCATTGTGGTGAATATTGTCTGAAACATGGGATTGATCCGGACAAGGTGCACCTTTGCCTCAATGAAGCACTTACAAATGCTGTTGTTCACGGAAATTTTGAAATTGCTTCAGCCTTGAAAGAGACTGACTGGAGTGTGTTTTATTCAAAACTAAGGTCCTGTGAAAACGACCCGATTTATTCACGAAAAAAAGTTCATATTTTATATTTAATGACAGACGATCAACTGCGTTTTGACATTGAAGATGAAGGCAATGGTTTCGATTTCAAAATACTTCAGCAACTCGAACAGCTTGATTTTAATGGCTCAACTGTCGGCAGAGGACTTCTGATCATTCGCAAGTTATCAAGCGGGGCGTTCTGGAATAAAACAGGAAACAGAATCACCATCATTTTCCGGAGTCAGAAGGAATCCTGTAAAAACCAAAAACAGAATTGCTGGGAATTTTTTAAATGCGGACGGGAACTGGATGGCTACAGGGTCCACCATGGGGAATGCCCGGCTTCCGCGCTGTATCACGCGGATGGTTGCAATCATGGAACCAATGGCGGCCGAGTCTGTTGGGCCATCAATGGAACCTTCTGTGGCAAGAAAAACCACGGTCACGCTAAACATGAAAATGGTTGTGAACAATGTGATTTTTATAAACTGGTAAACCAGGAAGAGTCTGAACACTTTGATCCCGGTGTGCAAATTTCTGATTTCACCAACAGGAGTTGA